One Mobula birostris isolate sMobBir1 chromosome 4, sMobBir1.hap1, whole genome shotgun sequence DNA window includes the following coding sequences:
- the cytl1 gene encoding cytokine-like protein 1, whose amino-acid sequence MDLLSKIVLLFTLLIIVDSAPPTCYSAVLRLSKGIMVSMERVEKIPVTRRCVAHLPKLYIDVHNACVLVKLRDHIYALENLITPECKELKRIAFLKFRITRLYTMISRLCHRDLVFFTDDCPALERPPPPEPQEDNLK is encoded by the exons ATGGATCTGCTTAGCAAAATTGTCCTCCTGTTCACTCTCCTTATAATCGTTGATTCTGCCCCACCGACTTGTTATTCGGCTGTTTTGAGATTAAGCAAAGGAATTATGGTGTCAATGGAAAGAGTAGAGAAAATTCCTGTCACG AGACGTTGCGTTGCCCACTTGCCCAAACTATACATTGATGTGCAC AACGCTTGCGTGTTGGTCAAACTTCGCGATCACATCTATGCTTTGGAAAATCTCATCACTCCCGAATGCAAGGAATTAAAAAGAATTGCTTTTCTGAAATTCCGTATTACGCGTTTGTATACTATGATCAGCCGACTCTGCCACCGG GATCTTGTGTTTTTCACTGATGATTGCCCGGCACTAGAACGGCCTCCACCTCCTGAACCTCAAGAAGACAACTTAAAGTGA